The genomic interval TTCATGGGATCACTGGTTTTAGCCCGCTTAAGAGTATACGCAAACCAGATGCTCATTTCCGTACAACGGAAGAAATGCTGGAGGAATTTGCATTTTTAGGGGAAGCTAGAGCACGTGAGGTCGTCATTACGAATACAGTAGAGCTTGCTGATCGCTTTGAGCCGTATGACATGTTCCCGACGGGACTATTTGCTCCAATTATTGAGGGTGCCGACGAGGAAATTCGCAACACCTGTTATGACACAGCAAAGTCGATGTATGGGGAAGATCTTCCTCAGGTCGTTATCGACAGGCTGGAGAAAGAACTTATTCCTATTATCAAATTTAAGTTCTCTGCCAACTACTTGATCTCGGAGAAGCTTGTTAAGAAATCCAATGCAGATGGTTATTTGGTCGGATCAAGGGGATCGGTTGGCTCCTCGGTCGTTGCGACATTCCTGGGTATCTCAGAGGTTAATCCACTGCCGGCCCATTACTTGTGCAAAAACTCGGATTGCAAGCATAGCGAATGGTTTTTGGACGGAAGCATTCCGAGTGGATTCGATTTGCCGGACAAATTATGCCCGAAATGCGAGAAGCCAATGAAAGGTGAAGGACAGGATATTCCGTTCGAAACCTTCCTAGGATTCAAAGGCGATAAAGTTCCCGATATCGATTTGAACTTCTCAGGGGACTATCAACCGATTGCCCATAACTATACGAAAGTATTGTTTAGCGAGAAGTGTGTGTTCCGTGCAGGCACGATTGGAACGGTTGCAGAAAAAACAGCTTATGGCTTCGCGAAGAAATATGAGGAAGAACATAGCAAGAAATGGCGCGGAGCGGAGCTTGCGAGGCTTGCGAGCGGCTGTACCGGCGTAAAACGAAGCACGGGACAGCATCCAGGCGGTATCGTCGTTGTTCCCGATTATATCGATGTTGAAGATATAACGCCTGTTCAATTTCCAGCAGACGATGTGAATGCGGAATGGAAGACAACTCATTTTGACTATCACGCGTTTGATGAAAACTTGCTTAAGCTCGATATTCTGGGGCACGATGATCCGACAATGATGCGGATGCTGCAGGATTTGACCGGCGTTGATCCAACGTCAATTCCGATGAATGATCCTAAAGTCATGAGCATGTTCAACTCCACCAAAGCACTTAACGTGCCGGGCGAGCAAATTCGCTCTTCGGTAGCTACTTACGGAGTGCCGGAAATGGGAACGAAGTTCGTTCGTCAAATGCTTCAAGAGACGCAGCCTTCTTCGTTTGCCGATTTGCTGCAAATTTCCGGATTGTCTCATGGAACGGGAGTTTGGCTAGGAAATGCACAAGAGCTGATCAAGAACGGCACTTGCAACATCAAGACGGTAATTGGTTGCCGGGATGATATCATGTTGTTCTTGATCTATAAAGCTGGAATGGACGCTGGACTTGCATTCAAAATTACGGAAAGTGTTCGTAAAGGTAAAGGGTTGACGCCAGAGTGGATCGAAGAGATGAAGCGGTGCAAGGTGCCGCAGTGGTACATTGATTCTTGCCTGCGCATCGAGTATATGTTCCCGAAAGCCCATGCCGCGGCCTACGTCATATCGGCAGTTCGCACCGCCTATTTCAAGCTTTATCATCCAATAGAGTATTATGCTACTTACTTTACAGTAAGAGCGGACGATTTTGATTTGGAACTGCTTTGCCAAGGATATGATGCGATTTTGCGTAAGCTGATCGAGATCGAAGCTAAAGGGTTTAATGCGCTCCCTAAAGAGAAAAACATGGTGTCGCAGCTGGAAATGTCACTTGAGATGACAGCGCGCGGCTTCTCCTTTAAGCCGATCGATCTATATCGTTCTGACGCGACGAAGTTTCTTGTTGATGGGGATTCCCTTATTCCGCCATTTGCTGCCATTGCGGGAATTGGCGATAACGCCGCACGTAATATCGCAGCCTCAAGAGACGATGGCGAGTACTTGTCAATCGAGGATTTCCAAATGAAATCGAAGGCTACAAAAACGATTATTGAGGTTCTTGGAAACATGGGCTGCTTCCGTGGATTGCCTGAATCTAATCAGCTTTCTCTGTTCTAGAAGCGGCTTGAATAGAAAAGATTTCTTGTCACTATAGTGCGGTTATGTTATAATTTTTCTGGCAATGATGATTATAAAGACTTTGATGCAGAAGAGTGGGGAAACCCACTCTTTACGTTTTGTTAATGGCAAAATGGCATAGTGCGTATAAACAGGAGGTCAACTGAATTTGAGTACATCCAAAATCAAAGCCGCTGTCCAGGAAATGGTATTACCATACCTCAGCAGCAATGGATTTGAACTGGTTGATATTGAGTATGTAAAAGAAGGAAGCAATTATTTCCTTCGTATTTTCGTAGATAAAGAAGGCGGCATCGACATCGATGACTGCGGTCGTATCAGCGAATTCATAAGTGAGCAATTGGACAAAAACGATCCAATTACAGATGTTTATTTCTTGGAAGTATCTTCCCCAGGAGCAGAAAGACCGCTTCGGAATGAAGATGAAGTACGTAAAGCAATCGGTAAGCACGTTTACATAACGACATATGAACCGATTAGCGGCGCTAAAGAATTTGAGGGGCTGCTACTTGCATTTGATGGAGAAAATGCAGTCGTTCGTACAGCCAAAAAGGAATATACCATTCCTTATGATAAGGTGGCTGGCGCCAGACTCGCAATCGTGTTCTAAATATTCGTTTCTATATTGAAAGGGGGAAATCCAGTCCAATGAGTATGGATTTTATTGAAGCACTACAAGAAATAGAAAGAGACAAAGGGATTACCAAGGATGTGCTCCTTGAAGCCATTGAGGCTGCTCTTATCTCCAGCTACAAAAGAAATTTTAATACCGCTCAAAATGTACGCGTCGATATCAACCGTCATACTGGTGTTATCAAAGTATACGCCCGCAAGACTGTAGTTGATGAAGTACTAGATCCGCGTCTGGAAATTACAGTGGAGGCTTCAAGAGAAATCAATCCTCATTATCAGCTTGACGATATTGCGGATATTGAAGTTACGCCGCGTGATTTCGGACGTATCGCTGCTCAAACAGCGAAGCAGGTTGTTACTCAGCGTATTCGTGAGGCTGAGCGCGGACTGATTTATAATGCTTTTATCGATAAAGAGGAAGATATCGTTAACGGTATCGTTCAACGTCAGGATGTTCGCAATTTATTTGTGGATCTAGGCAAGGTTGAGGCTGTATTGCCTTTGACTGAGCTTATGCCAACTGATAAGTTTAAGCATGGTGACCGCGTGAAGTCGTATATCACGAAAGTTGAGAACACGACTAAAGGTCCTCAAATCATTTTATCCCGCACGCATCCTGGCCTTTTAAAACGTTTGTTCGAGCTTGAAGTGCCTGAGATCTATGACGGAGTAGTAGAAATTCGTTCGGTTGCTCGTGAAGCTGGCTTCCGTTCAAAGATTGCGGTTCATTCCCGTAACTCCGAGGTTGATCCAGTCGGTTCATGTGTTGGCCAAAAAGGACTGCGCGTTCAGACGATCGTAAACGAGCTTAAAGGTGAAAAAATCGATATCGTTCGTTGGTCTGAAAGCGTGGATGAATATGTTGCGAATGCACTTAGCCCTTCAAAGGTGCTAGAGGTTATCGTATTCGAACAAGAGAAGATGGCCAGAGTAATCGTGCCGGATTACCAACTATCGCTTGCGATCGGTATTAAAGGTCAGAATGCAAGGCTTGCTGCCAAGCTGACTGGCTGGAAAATCGATATCAAGAGCGAAACGCAGGCAGAGCAGGAGTATGGACGTCCGAAATCAATGACTACGGTCATGCATCAGGATTCAGTTTCCATCGACTAATCTGAATTTTTCAACAGATACGCGTCAATTCAGCTGGCAGAGGAGGGGTGTACAATGAGACCGAGAAAAGTACCGCTTCGCAAATGCGTCGCTTGTCAGGACATGATGCCGAAGAAGGAACTCATTCGGATTGTGCGGACACCGGCCGAAGAGGTGCAGATTGACCTGAAAGGCAAACAAGCTGGCCGCGGTGCATATTTATGCGGTAAAGTCAGTTGCTTTAAATTAGCGAAGAAATCCAAGGCGCTTGATCGAGCACTGAAACAGCATGTTGGTGAACACATTTACGATCAACTTGAGCAGGATTTTATAGCGGTAGAGGAACAGTTTATTGCTGGTAAGGAGCTGATAAGCGATGAAGCAGAATAAGAGCTTATCACAGCTTGGCATGGCAATGCGTGCCGGAAAGCTGATTACAGGCGATGAAATTGTCCTCAAAGCTGTAAGAAATAAACAAGTGCATCTCGTTATCCTTGCAGGAGATGCTTCAGACAATACGAAAAAAAAGTTTCGTGACAAATGCAACACCTACGGAATACAACTCGCCGAAGCATTCGACCGTGAGCAACTAGGAAAGGCGATTGGTAAGCCAGAACGGGTTGTAATAGCGGTAACCGATGCGCAATTCGGAAAAATGATTGCGAGTCATCTGAGCCATAATACGGAGGTGGATCATATTGGACAATAAACAAGACAGCAAGGACAATAAAGATAAGCTGCGCGTTTACGAGTATGCCAAGTCACTTAATATGAGCAGCAAAGAAATCATAACGATTCTAAAAAGACTTGATTTGCCAGTCAATAACCATATGAGTGTCATGGAAAACGAAATGGTAAATAAGGTTGAAGGTTTTTTCCGCAATATTAAACAAAATGCAGCTGCAAAGCGCGCGCAAGAAACAACAAATGTAACGGTTTCTTCCGCTCAACCTACTGCCAACAAGCCGCAATCGCAGCAGCCGCAGCAGCAGGAGAAGAAGCCGCAGCCAGTACAAGAAAATAAAAATACGAATCAAGACAGACAGGGGCCTATGAATTCTATTAATACGAAACCACAAACAACCCAACAGCAGTCAGAACAAAGACCAGCAGGACAACAAACAAGTCGTCCAGCATCACAATCAAGCAGCAACCGTCCTTCACAAGGCAGTTCTAATTCGAGCCGTCCAAGCCAAGGACAAGGCGGACAAGGTAATCGCCCAGCGGGTTCTAACGCGGGTTCAAGCCGTCCATCACAAGGTCAAGGCGGTCAAAGCAGTCGTCCAGCATCATCTGGACAAAGCCGTCCTTCACAAGGCGGACAAAGCAATACAGGCAGCCGTCCAAGCGCTCCGCGTTCAGACGCAAGCAGCCGTCCAGCATCATCAGGCCAAAGTCGTTTCGACTCTAAGCCAGCACAAGGACAAGCGCGCGGTAACGACAACAGAAACGCAAGACCTGGCCAAAAGAGATTTGAAGACGGCAAACCAGGCGGCTTCAGAGGCAACAATGGCCGTGGTGGTCAAAAAGGGCGCGGCGGCAAGTTCCAACAACAACCGCCACGCGAGAAAATTGACAATACGCCAAAGAAAATTATTGTACGCGGTACAATGACTGTTGGCGAATTGGCAAAATTACTGCATAAGGATGCATCAGAAGTTATTAAAAAACTGATTTTCCTTGGCGTAATGGCTACGATCAACCAAGAAATCGATATGGATGCGATTCATTTGATCGCAACAGACTACGGGGTAGAGGTTGAAGTGAAAATTCCTGTTGAGGAAGATTCCTTCGAAACCGTAGAAGAAACAGACGAAGATGAAAATTTGGTAACACGTCCACCGGTTGTGACTATTATGGGTCACGTTGACCACGGTAAAACAACTTTGCTTGATGCCATTCGCAAAACGAATGTAACTGGCGGAGAAGCCGGCGGAATTACACAGCACATCGGTGCTTACCAAGTTGAAATTAACCATAAAAAAATTACGTTCCTCGATACACCTGGTCACGAAGCGTTTACGCTTATGCGTGCACGCGGTGCGCAGGTTACGGACATTACGATCATCGTAGTAGCAGCTGATGACGGCATCATGCCGCAAACTGTTGAAGCCATCAACCATGCAAAAGCAGCTGGCGTTCCTATTATCGTAGCGGTTAACAAAATCGATAAACCAGAAGCGAATACAGAGAAAATCAAACAAGAAATGACTGAATATGAACTCGTTCCGGAAGAGTGGGGCGGCGACACTATTTTCGTCGAAGTTTCCGCTAAACAAAGAATTGGTCTTGAAGGCCTTCTTGAAATGATTTTGCTCGTTGCTGAGATGAATGACTACAAAGCTAACCCGAACAAACGCGCTCGCGCTACTGTTATCGAAGCTGAGCTTGATAAAGGTAAAGGTCCTGTTGCACGTATTCTCGTTCAACACGGCACTTTGAAAATTGGGGATGCTTTTGTTGCAGGTAACTGCTTCGGCCGTATTAGAGCAATGGTTAATGATAAAGGCCGTCGCTTAAAAGAAGCAGGTCCTTCTACGCCAGTAGAAATTACTGGTCTAACAGAAGTTCCATTAGCGGGAGATCCGTTCATGGTATTTGAAGATGAGCGCAAAGCCCGTGATATTGCTGATCGTCGTTCCATTAAACAGCGTCAATCGGATATGGGTGCGAATACACGCGTAACGCTTGATGATCTGTATAACCATATCAAAGATGGTGAAATTAAAGACCTGAACGTTATTATCAAATCCGACGTTCAAGGTTCTTCCGAAGCACTTAAAGGCTCGCTCGCAAAAATTGAAATCGAAGGCGTTCGCGTAAAAATCATCCACAGCGGTGTTGGCGCGATTACAGAATCGGATATCATTTTGGCGTCAGCTTCCAATGCTATCGTAATCGGATTTAACGTTCGTCCTGATCCACAAGCAGAAGCAACGATTGCACAAGAAAAGGTTGACGTTCGTATGCACCGCGTCATCTACAACGTAATCGATGAGATTGAACAAGCAATGAAAGGCATGCTTGATCCAATCTACAAAGAGGTTGTTATTGGCCACGCTGAAGTTCGTAACGTATTTAAAGTGACTAAAGTTGGCGCAATTGCAGGTTGTATGATTACTGACGGTAAAATTTCTCGTAACGCTGAAGCACGTTTGGTTCGTAGCGGTATCGTTGTCTTCACAGGCAAAATTGAATCCCTAAAACGTTTCAAAGACGATGCTAAAGAAGTTGCAGCAGGTTATGAGTGTGGTATCACGCTTGATCGTTTCAACGATGTTCGTGAAGGCGATATTATCGAAGCGTTTGTCATGGAATCAGTAGAGAGGTGAGTAAAGCATGGCAAAAATCCGAGTAGGACGGGTCGGCGAACAGATTAAAAAAGAGCTGAGCCAAATTATACAAACAGAGCTGAAAGATCCTAGAATCGGATTCATTACTGTAACAGGTGTTGAAACATCGAGTGATCTCTCACAAGCAAAAGTGTATTTAAGCGTGCTTGGCAGCGAAGAGCAGAAGGAAGCGACGCTTAAGGCACTAGCGAGCGGAACAGGATTTATTCGCACAGAGCTTGGCAAGCGCATGCGCCTTCGCCATACACCCGTATTGCTGTTCAAGTTTGACAGCAGTATTGAATATGGCAGCCGCATCGAGGCATTGCTTGAAAACATCAACAATGGGAATTCAGCTCGATGATAAATCAAAGCAGCTATTCGATGCAGCTAGATGAAGCGCTGGCGTTCATGAAAACTTACGATCATTTTTTGGTCGTATCGCATGTACAGCCTGACGGTGACGCTATTAGTTCTACTGTTGTCGTAGGCTGGATGCTTGAGAAACTTGGGAAGTCGGCAGTACTGATTAATGAAAGCGAGCTGCCGTCCAGACTTCGTTTCTTGCATCAATTTGATTCCATTCTCAATTACAAGCGCGATGTAACTCAGCAAACATTTGATGCCATTATTTCGGTCGATTGTGCGGATTTCAAACGTATTGGAGAGGTAGCGAGCAGCTTTGCACCAGATGCAAAGCTGCTTAATATCGATCATCATCCAACAAACAATGGATTTGGCACCGTAAATGTTATACGAGCAGAAGCTGCGGCTACTGTTGAAATATTGTATGATTTAATCGAGAGAGCAGAAATCGCATTAGATGTGAACTGTGCAACAGCAATCTACACTGGTTTATTGACCGATACAGGCGGGTTTCGTTATTCCAACACGAGTCCGCGTGTCATGGAGATTGCCTCGCATTTGCTCGCTTTAGGCGTGTCCGGCAATGAGCTCGCTGATCATCTTCTTGAGAAAATGACTATGGCTAAGCTCAAGCTTCTCCAGCTCGCACTCAATCGCCTCACATTTACGGATAACTTAGAGATCGGCTGGGTCTATATTGGCAAAGATGATTTGCGCAATACAGGTGCAGTTCCTGAAGATCTAGAAGGAATCGTGAATTATGCGCTTAATGTGGATGGAGTTGAAGTCGGCATTCTATTTAAAGAAACGGAAGACGGTGCAGTCAAAGCAAGCATGCGTTCAGCAGGCAAAGCCAATGTAGCTGCAATTGCGCAAGCATTCGGTGGTGGCGGTCATGTGCGTGCAGCAGGATGCCGGATTGAAGGTTCTTTAACGACCTCGATTGAAGAGCTAGTGGAAGCAGTCAGAAAGGCGTTGATTTAAGCGATGGACGGCATTTTGGCAGTTTGGAAGCCTGAAGGCTGGACTTCTCATGATGTGGTTGCAAAAGTACGCCGAGTGCTGAAGATGAAGCGAATTGGTCATACAGGAACGCTTGATCCTATGGTAACGGGTGTATTGCCGCTATGTCTTGGGCGTGCAACGAGAGTAGTCGAATATGTGCAAGAGCGGCCTAAGTCATATGAAGCTGTATTGCAGCTTGGAATTGCAACAGATACAGAGGACATAACGGGTACAGTTATTGCGCGGCAATCGCCAATATCGGTTACAGAAGAAGATGTTCGCCATACACTGTCGCAATTTATAGGCGAGATCGATCAAGTTCCTCCCATGTATTCCGCTGTCAAAGTTGATGGCAAGCGATTGTACGAGTTAGCTAGAGAAGGAAAGACCGTTGAGCGGAAATCGAGAAAAGTAACGATTCATCAAATAGATCTCATTGACACTCAGCTCGATCTTGATCTGCCTCAGATTTCGTTTTCTGTCGTTTGTTCAAAAGGTACATACATTCGCACGTTATGTGTGGACATCGGCAAAGCGCTAGGTGTTCCTGCTACGATGGCCCATTTGACTCGAACGATGTCAGGCGGTATTACAAAGGAAAGCTGCTTGACGCTTGAGCAAATCGAGCAATTGCAGCAATCCGGTGAATTAAGCGGACATATCATTTCCGCCGATGAAGCCGTTACACATTTGGATCGTGTGACGATTCCAGAATCGTTTGGGAAACTTGCACTGCAAGGACAGAAAGTTAGTCTCAGCCATTCCATCGAACATGCAGCATTGACTTTAGATGGACAGCTTATACGTCTTTATAATGATCAAAGCTCGTTTCTAGGTATTTTTCAGATTGATTTGAATGCAAATGTTTTCAAGCCAATCAAAGTGTTTTCAGCTTAGCTTATCGTTGTAGAAAGTTAATAGGAAATGCAGGTGCTTCAGCGTTGGAAATTATTCCATTAAGTTTTCCTTTAAACGGTTTGTCCACGTTGTCGCTGGACAAACCGCTTTCCATAGCAATCGGTCATTTTGACGGGGTTCATCGTGGACATCAGAACGTGATTCGCCAAGCTGTAAATGCGGCGAAGGAATCCGAGATGCTATCAGCGGTTTTGACATTTGATCCTCATCCGAAGGAAGTTCTCGGGCAAGGTGAGCAATATTATCGTTGCCTTACGCCTTTTGATGCGAAGACAGCGTTATTTGCAGAGCTTGGCGTAGATCTTGTATTCATAATGAAGTTTGATCTTGAGTTTGCTTCAGTATCACCTGAGCGCTTCGTCAATGAGGTTCTGCGCACACTCCGTGCTAAGCAGGTCGTTGTAGGCTTTGATTTCAACTTCGGCCACAAAGGCTCAGGTAATGCAGAGACTTTGAAGCAGCTAGCAGAGCCTGATATTTCTGTTCATATCATTGAGCCTTTGATCGAGAACGGGGTAAAAGTAAGCAGTACTTATATCCGTGAAGCACTTGAGCAAGGTGATCTTGAACTGGCAGAACGATTGCTTGGCAGGCCATATGAAGTTGAAGGGATCGTTGTCCATGGGGACAAAAGAGGTCGTACGATCGGGTTCCCAACAGCAAACCTGCAATTTAATGCCCCATATATCGCGCCAAGGCTTGGCGTTTATGCGGTAATGGCTTGGATTGGTGATACCTCATACCCTGGTGTTTTAAACTATGGTTTAAAACCAACCTTTAATAAAGATGAGCTGAAACCTGTAATGGAAGCTCATTTGTTTGACTTCAACAGCGATATATACGGTGAGCATATGCGTTTGCAATTGCTATCGTTTATCCGTTCGGAGAAAAAATTTAATTCCATTGCCGAGCTTGTTGAGCAGATTGGATCTGATTCTGAGCAAGCGAAGGCGATCCATGGTTACAACTAACTGATCGTATCAACCATTCGTGTGAAAACGGATGTTGGGCATTGTTTATTTATGATCCTCGACATTCGTCCACCTTATGTGTTATACTATACAACGTTGTAAGTAGTCATACATTTTGTGTGACATACGGACAAACTTAACCTTAGCTTGGATGTCCGATCTCACCGACGGCTTCGAGGCTAATGGCGATTATCAAGAAGGAGGTGAATTAGGATGGCAATTACACAAGTACGTAAAAACGAACTGATTGAGACGCATAAGACACATGCAACTGACACGGGTTCCCCGGAAGTTCAAGTGGCTATCCTGACTGAAAACATCGTTAACTTGACTCAACATTTGCGGGAGCACAAGAAAGATCATCATTCCCGTCGTGGTTTGCTCAAGATGGTAGGTCAGCGCCGTAAGCTGCTTGCATACCTTAAAAACAATGATGTTAGACGTTACAGCGCATTGATCGAAAAACTCGGCCTACGCCGCTAAAACATGCGTAAAGAAAAGCAACCTGGTTGTCCAGCCGTCCGGGAATAACGGATGAGCGGATTCGGGTTGCTTTTTGTAATAGGGAAACACTCGGTATAAACTGCCAATTAGCAGTGAAATAGACTAATCGAATAACTATTAGGAGGGATAAAATGGTACAACGAATTGAGATGATGGTAGGCGGAAGACCGCTATCCATTGAAACCGGCCGCCTTGCGAAGCAGGCGAATGCAGCAGTCACTGTTCAGTATGGTGATACTGTCGTATTGTGTACGGTAACAGCGTCAGCAGGTCCGAAGGATCTGGATTTCTTCCCATTGACTGTTAACTATGAAGAACGTTTGTATGCTGTTGGTAAAATTCCAGGTGGATTCATTAAACGTGAAGGCCGTCCAAGCGAGAAGGCGATTTTGTCCAGCCGACTTACGGACAGGCCTATTCGTCCGTTATTCCCAGAAGGTTTCCGGAATGACGTTCAAGTCATGAACATTGTAATGAGCGTGGATCAGGATTGTTCGCCAGAAATTGCGGCTATGATCGGTACTTCTGCTGCACTATCCATTTCTGACGTTCCTTTTGACGGTCCAATTGGCGGAGTAAACGTTGGACGTGTTAATGGCGAATTCATTATTAATCCGACGGTAGAGCAAAGCGTAGAAACGGATATTTTTGTAGTTGTCGCAGGAACGAAAGATGCGATCATGATGGTGGAAGCAGAAGCAAACGAAGTTTCTGAAGCAGTAATGCTTGAAGCGATTATGTTTGGTCATGACGAAATCAAAAAGATCGTAGCAAAAATAGAAGAGCTGCAAGCTGTAGCCGGCAAACCGAAAATGGAAGTTAAGCTACATACTGTAAATGAGCAAGTGAATGCTGATGTTCGTGCTTATGCTTCTGCTGGTTTGGTTGAAGCGATTAAGGTTGAAGAAAAGCATGCTCGTCAAGAAGCAATTGACGCAGTTAACAGCGCAGCAGTTGCTCACTTTGAAGAGCAATATATCGATACGCCTGAACTTCTCTCTGATGTTAAAGAAGTTCTTTATGACATCGTGAAGGAAGAAGTACGTCGACTTATTTCTCATGATAAAGTTCGTCCAGATGGCCGTTCGCTTGATGAAATTCGTCCAATCGATTGTGATGTGGCAATTTTGCCTCGCACACATGGAACAGGGCTGTTTACTCGTGGACAAACACAAGCACTAAGTATTTGTACGCTTGGCGCAATGGGCGACGTTCAAATTTTGGATGGCATTTCGCCTGAAGAAACAAAACGTTTCATGCATCACTATAACTTCCCGCCGTTCAGCGTTGGTGAAGCTCGTCCGCTTCGTCCGCCAGGCCGTCGTGAAATCGGGCATGGTGCTCTCGGAGAACGTGCACTTTCCAAAGTTATTCCATCTGAAGCTGAATTCCCTTACACGATTCGTCTTGTTTCGGAAGTTTTGGAATCTAACGGTTCTTCTTCACAAGCAAGCATTTGCGCAAGCACACTTGCTATGATGGATGCAGGGGTACCAATCAAAGCGCCAGTAGCTGGTATTGCTATGGGTCTCATTAAAGATGGCGATCACTTTGCAATTCTTTCTGATATTCAAGGGATGGAAGATCATCTCGGCGATATGGACTTTAAAGTTGCAGGTACAGCTGAAGGCGTTACAGCTATTCAAATGGATATCAAGATTGCCGGCATCAACCGCGCTATTTTGGAGCAATCGCTTGAACAAGCTCGCCAAGGCCGTATTTTCATCCTAGGTAAAATGCTCGAAAGCTTGCCGACTACTCGTCCAAACTTATCGAAGTATGCACCGAAAATTTTGACGCTTCGCATTAATCCGGACAAAATCCGTGATGTTATTGGCGCAGGCGGAAAAATCATCAACAAAATCATTGAAGAAACTGGCGTGAAAATCGATATCGAGCAAGACGGAATGGTATTTATCGCTTCTTCAAACGAAGAGATGAACCAAAAAGCTAAATCGATTATCGAAGGTATCGTTAAAGAAGTGGTTGTTGGTGAAATTTATATGGGTACGGTTAAGCGCGTTGAGAAGTTCGGTGCTTTTGTTGAAATTTTGCCGAACAAAGATGGACTTGTCCATATTTCTCAATTGTCGAATGAACGTGTTGCAAAAACAGAGGATGTCGTTAACATTGGCGACCAAATCAAAGTTAAAGTAACCGAAATTGACGGACAAGGCCGTATTAACTTGTCTGCCAAAATTTTGATGACGCCAGAAGCATCGCCGCAATAAGCTTTTATTGCTTGGCGGTCATATAAATAAGAAGAAAAGAGACAGATTTGATCTGGCTCTTTTTGTTTTTTAAAGCGACATCTGGTCACCATCTTGCCCAGCCGCAGCATATTCTCGTCCTACTTTTCATACATATGAATTAACATGCCGAAATAAGGTCAAGCTTAGGAAGCGTGCGAGGACTTATATGGGAGTGGGAATAATGATGCTTAGAAAAGCAGCTGCAATTGTGGCAAGCATGCTTCTAGTGCTTGCATTCGTCAGTATGAACGACGACATATCAAAATTTCTCTCTTCTTTAAAATATGATAGTAAAATGGTTTATGCACAATATTCTTATACGCAATCGGAGAAGCAGAGGCTGCTGAACATTATTTCGGAAGAAGCAGATAAGCGAAATATTGCACCAGTAGACGCGCGGATTGATCGCGTTTGGAGAGCTATT from Paenibacillus sp. FSL K6-3182 carries:
- the rpsO gene encoding 30S ribosomal protein S15, which gives rise to MAITQVRKNELIETHKTHATDTGSPEVQVAILTENIVNLTQHLREHKKDHHSRRGLLKMVGQRRKLLAYLKNNDVRRYSALIEKLGLRR
- the pnp gene encoding polyribonucleotide nucleotidyltransferase, with the translated sequence MVQRIEMMVGGRPLSIETGRLAKQANAAVTVQYGDTVVLCTVTASAGPKDLDFFPLTVNYEERLYAVGKIPGGFIKREGRPSEKAILSSRLTDRPIRPLFPEGFRNDVQVMNIVMSVDQDCSPEIAAMIGTSAALSISDVPFDGPIGGVNVGRVNGEFIINPTVEQSVETDIFVVVAGTKDAIMMVEAEANEVSEAVMLEAIMFGHDEIKKIVAKIEELQAVAGKPKMEVKLHTVNEQVNADVRAYASAGLVEAIKVEEKHARQEAIDAVNSAAVAHFEEQYIDTPELLSDVKEVLYDIVKEEVRRLISHDKVRPDGRSLDEIRPIDCDVAILPRTHGTGLFTRGQTQALSICTLGAMGDVQILDGISPEETKRFMHHYNFPPFSVGEARPLRPPGRREIGHGALGERALSKVIPSEAEFPYTIRLVSEVLESNGSSSQASICASTLAMMDAGVPIKAPVAGIAMGLIKDGDHFAILSDIQGMEDHLGDMDFKVAGTAEGVTAIQMDIKIAGINRAILEQSLEQARQGRIFILGKMLESLPTTRPNLSKYAPKILTLRINPDKIRDVIGAGGKIINKIIEETGVKIDIEQDGMVFIASSNEEMNQKAKSIIEGIVKEVVVGEIYMGTVKRVEKFGAFVEILPNKDGLVHISQLSNERVAKTEDVVNIGDQIKVKVTEIDGQGRINLSAKILMTPEASPQ
- a CDS encoding bifunctional riboflavin kinase/FAD synthetase — protein: MEIIPLSFPLNGLSTLSLDKPLSIAIGHFDGVHRGHQNVIRQAVNAAKESEMLSAVLTFDPHPKEVLGQGEQYYRCLTPFDAKTALFAELGVDLVFIMKFDLEFASVSPERFVNEVLRTLRAKQVVVGFDFNFGHKGSGNAETLKQLAEPDISVHIIEPLIENGVKVSSTYIREALEQGDLELAERLLGRPYEVEGIVVHGDKRGRTIGFPTANLQFNAPYIAPRLGVYAVMAWIGDTSYPGVLNYGLKPTFNKDELKPVMEAHLFDFNSDIYGEHMRLQLLSFIRSEKKFNSIAELVEQIGSDSEQAKAIHGYN
- the truB gene encoding tRNA pseudouridine(55) synthase TruB, giving the protein MDGILAVWKPEGWTSHDVVAKVRRVLKMKRIGHTGTLDPMVTGVLPLCLGRATRVVEYVQERPKSYEAVLQLGIATDTEDITGTVIARQSPISVTEEDVRHTLSQFIGEIDQVPPMYSAVKVDGKRLYELAREGKTVERKSRKVTIHQIDLIDTQLDLDLPQISFSVVCSKGTYIRTLCVDIGKALGVPATMAHLTRTMSGGITKESCLTLEQIEQLQQSGELSGHIISADEAVTHLDRVTIPESFGKLALQGQKVSLSHSIEHAALTLDGQLIRLYNDQSSFLGIFQIDLNANVFKPIKVFSA